In one window of Aphidius gifuensis isolate YNYX2018 linkage group LG4, ASM1490517v1, whole genome shotgun sequence DNA:
- the LOC122854364 gene encoding netrin receptor UNC5B-a isoform X3, whose product MRSTSCILVIFYLGYLLLNVGAFVENDDSQDEGGLLHLDDADDTMEEDDLHLDDDESYLLGEEEEIPSLPSSIGKTITNTSIPNLNTNINNNAAAVSAAGGSSSSSSSNSNSNSNSNSGSTSSGNSHTDTELIPEIGSGHLPVFLTEPLSGYVVKNKPATLHCRASHALQLYFRCNGQRNDESHQTDFVDPHTGTRIVDSELNITRDNIEEYFAKDKFKCECIAWSGSGSIKSQPATVDVAYLKKQFESPPYSVSVEVGRSTELRCIPPVGLPSPRVYWLRNGVPIHPTGSASTENDPSTTLLISSEGHLLVGQAKLIHQANYTCVAENIAAKRMSAPATITVYVNGGWSPWSSWTECHSRCSIKGGQKRTRTCTNPAPINDGQPCLGPAIQKMDCDTLCPDQAIIDAEIKNQAGIDGGWSKWSAWSVCGRDCTQIKTRSCNEPSPSIGGKNCQGRDTQINNCTGGLCNVNHQKIDDEQLSNGGNTKAATTIEKGSITANRQMDMALYVGLVFASVFGVVLALLLIRLVRRKGQDHTLYSMARNEDFQGHKYDKKICLQPDLTAGTTVPVTSAYEYPFDPKHSLSRSLSEHHYDVPHLSIAFTQPSSINQQSSTEQQDNNNCDKQIYSGSSDNSITSSIVSSSYPSSDSTTTTYNVASERIKFTNNQLLIDQQQLQQQNNIARAIVNVRGALLVLPNSGVSLSIPEGAIPKIHGKKQLYVSVLEDDKYRPSLPDGITQLSAVICCGPVSSTFDKPIILQFEHCALLHPGGTWELSIWTIDKDKDTINNTELNLDDKNLPSLPTLPTPPPPPPLSPSTSLTSSSSSSTTSSTSSTSSSSSSSSPTTTTTSKISWKKILTLGNETINTPLFTQLDNGEAFIVTEQLKTYVLAGRSIHHNSIASKRLQIAVYTNQSNNIRVYITEDIKSSLKIIQERESKIWGYLLDKPRTIILQDNGESIWISLEKVGNEWENKLTNECKEIKFTNLWNSKYNYNNVSFTINIDYDLTKSISYKLQITQGCTNDAQKQVFRIIYDTIKQRIYSGSVTRPIRELTVVSNTSNNDTNNYDNNNHIICTTTTTSSSLTSSPATSTTINDTHPPFRFTKSLRKQLCQCLDPPNTIGNDWRMLAKRLQVDRYINYFATKASPTEHILDLWEARHRRPSAVTDLLNHLRAMGRTDAATILEAQLGAWL is encoded by the exons ATGAGATCAACGTCGTGTATACTGGTTATATTTTACCTGGGATATTTGCTACTGAATGTCGGAGCATTTGTTGAAAATGACG ATTCCCAAGATGAAGGAGGATTGCTGCATTtggatgatgctgatgatacCATGGAAGAAGATGATCTTcatcttgatgatgatgaatcataTTTACTTGGTGAAGAGGAAGAAATACCATCTTTGCCATCATCAATTGGcaaaacaataacaaacacTAGCATtccaaatttaaatacaaatataaataataatgctgCTGCTGTTTCTGCTGCTGGTGGAAGTAGCAGTAGTAGCAGtagtaatagtaatagtaatagtaatagtaatagtGGTAGTACTAGTAGTGGTAATAGTCATACTGATACTGAACTTATACCAGAAATTGGAAGTGGTCATTTACCAGTATTTTTAACTGAACCATTATCTGGTtatgttgttaaaaataaaccagCAACATTACACTGTCGTGCATCACATgcattacaattatattttcgtTGTAATGGACAACGTAATGATGAATCACATCAAACTGATTTTGTTGATCCACATACTGGTACAAGAATTGTTGATTCTGAACTTAATATTACAAGAGATAATATTGAAGAATATTTtgcaaaagataaatttaaatgtgaatGTATTGCTTGGTCAGGATCTGGATCAATTAAAAGTCAACCAGCTACTGTTGACGTTGCAT ATTTAAAAAAGCAATTCGAGTCACCGCCATACTCAGTTTCCGTTGAAGTGGGTCGTAGTACTGAACTCAGATGCATACCCCCCGTCGGGTTACCATCCCCACGTGTATACTGGCTGAGAAATGGTGTTCCCATACATCCAACTGGTAGTGCAAGTACCGAAAATGATCCTTCAACGACTCTTTTAATATCAAGTGAGGGTCATTTACTTGTTGGACAAGCTAAACTTATACATCAAGCAAATTATACATGTGTTGCTGAAAATATTGCTGCAAAACGTATGAGTGCACCAGCAACAATCACTGTTTATG taAATGGCGGTTGGTCTCCATGGTCGTCATGGACTGAGTGTCATTCACGTTGTAGTATCAAGGGGGGTCAAAAACGTACAAGGACCTGTACAAATCCAGCACCAATCAATGACGGACAGCCATGTCTTGGTCCAGCAATACAAAAAATGGATTGTGACACTTTATGTCcag ACCAAGCTATAATTGACGCtgagataaaaaatcaag CAGGAATTGACGGCGGGTGGTCAAAATGGTCGGCATGGTCTGTCTGTGGGAGAGATTGtacacaaataaaaacaagaagtTGCAATGAGCCATCACCAAGTATTGGTGGTAAAAATTGTCAAGGAAGAGACACACAAATTAACAATTGTACCGGTGGACTTTGCAATG ttaatcatcaaaaaattgatgatgaacaaCTGTCAAATGGTGGTAATACAAAAGCAGCAACAACTATTGAAAAGGGTAGCATCACAGCAAATCGTCAAATGGATATGGCACTATATGTTGGTCTTGTATTTGCATCTGTATTTGGTGTTGTACTTGCACTTCTCTTGATTAGACTTGTACGCAGAAAAGGCCAAGATCACACGCTCTACTCAATGGCGAGAAATGAAg ACTTTCAGGGACacaaatatgataaaaaaatatgtctacAACCGGATTTGACAGCAGGAACAACTGTGCCAGTGACATCAGCTTATGAGTACCCATTCGATCCAAAACACTCATTATCACGTTCACTCTCAGAGCATCATTATGATGTACCCCATTTATCAATAGCATTTACTCAACcatcatcaataaatcaacaatcatCAACAGAAcaacaagataataataattgtgataaacaaatatattctGGTAGTAGTGATAATAGTATAACAAGTAGTATAGTTAGTTCATCATATCCATCATCtgattcaacaacaacaacatataATGTTGCATCTGAAcgtattaaatttacaaataatcaattattaattgatcaacaacaattacaacaacaaaataatattgcacGTGCAATTGTTAATGTACGTGGTGCATTACTTGTATTACCAAATTCAGgtgtatcattatcaataccaGAAGGTGCAATACCAAAAATACATGGTAAAAAACAGTTATATGTATCTGTACTTGAAGATGATAAATATAGACCATCATTACCAGATGGTATAACACAATTATCAGCAGTAATATGTTGTGGTCCAGTTAGTTCAACATTTGATAAaccaataatattacaatttgaaCATTGTGCATTATTACATCCTGGTGGTACATGGGAATTAAGTATATGGACTattgataaagataaagatacaataaataatactgaattaaatttagatgataaaaatttaccatCATTACCAACActaccaacaccaccacctccaccacccttatcaccatcaacatcattaacatcatcttcttcatcatcaacaacatcatcaacatcctccacatcctcatcatcatcatcatcatctccaacaacaacaacaacaagtaaaatttcatggaaaaaaattttaacacttggtaatgaaacaataaatacaCCATTATTTACACAACTTGATAATGGTGAAGCATTTATTGTTActgaacaattaaaaacatatgTACTTGCTGGTAGAAGTATACATCATAATTCAATAGCATCAAAACGTTTACAAATAGCTGTATATacaaatcaatcaaataatatacgtGTTTATATTACTGAAGatataaaatcatcattaaaaataatacaagaacGTGAATCAAAAATATGGGGTTATTTATTAGATAAACCAAgaacaataatattacaagATAATGGTGAATCAATATGGATTAGTCTTGAAAAAGTTGGTAATGAAtgggaaaataaattaacaaatgaatgtaaagaaattaaatttacaaatttatggaattcaaaatataattataataatgtatcatttacaataaatattgattatgatttaacaaaatcaatatcatataaattacaaataacacAAGGTTGTACAAATGATGCACAAAAACAAGTATTTCGTATTATTTATGATACAATTAAACAACGTATTTATTCTGGTAGTGTTACAAGACCAATAAGAGAATTAACTGTTGTTAGTAATACCAGtaataatgatacaaataattatgataataataatcatattatttgtacaacaacaacaacatcatcatcattaacatcatcaccagcaacatcaacaacaataaatgatACACATCCACCATTTCGTTTTACAAAATCATTGAGAAAACAATTATGTCAATGTCTTGATCCACCAAATACAATTGGTAATGATTGGCGTATGCTTGCAAAAAGATTACAAGttgatagatatataaattattttgcaacAAAAGCTAGTCCAACTGAGCATATACTTGATTTATGGGAAGCAAGACATAGACGTCCAAGTGCTGTTACTGATTTACTTAATCATTTAAGAGCTATGGGACGTACTGATGCAGCAACAATACTTGAAGCACAATTAGGTGCttggttataa
- the LOC122854364 gene encoding netrin receptor UNC5B-a isoform X5 — MRSTSCILVIFYLGYLLLNVGAFVENDVTDSQDEGGLLHLDDADDTMEEDDLHLDDDESYLLGEEEEIPSLPSSIGKTITNTSIPNLNTNINNNAAAVSAAGGSSSSSSSNSNSNSNSNSGSTSSGNSHTDTELIPEIGSGHLPVFLTEPLSGYVVKNKPATLHCRASHALQLYFRCNGQRNDESHQTDFVDPHTGTRIVDSELNITRDNIEEYFAKDKFKCECIAWSGSGSIKSQPATVDVAYLKKQFESPPYSVSVEVGRSTELRCIPPVGLPSPRVYWLRNGVPIHPTGSASTENDPSTTLLISSEGHLLVGQAKLIHQANYTCVAENIAAKRMSAPATITVYVNGGWSPWSSWTECHSRCSIKGGQKRTRTCTNPAPINDGQPCLGPAIQKMDCDTLCPGIDGGWSKWSAWSVCGRDCTQIKTRSCNEPSPSIGGKNCQGRDTQINNCTGGLCNVNHQKIDDEQLSNGGNTKAATTIEKGSITANRQMDMALYVGLVFASVFGVVLALLLIRLVRRKGQDHTLYSMARNEDFQGHKYDKKICLQPDLTAGTTVPVTSAYEYPFDPKHSLSRSLSEHHYDVPHLSIAFTQPSSINQQSSTEQQDNNNCDKQIYSGSSDNSITSSIVSSSYPSSDSTTTTYNVASERIKFTNNQLLIDQQQLQQQNNIARAIVNVRGALLVLPNSGVSLSIPEGAIPKIHGKKQLYVSVLEDDKYRPSLPDGITQLSAVICCGPVSSTFDKPIILQFEHCALLHPGGTWELSIWTIDKDKDTINNTELNLDDKNLPSLPTLPTPPPPPPLSPSTSLTSSSSSSTTSSTSSTSSSSSSSSPTTTTTSKISWKKILTLGNETINTPLFTQLDNGEAFIVTEQLKTYVLAGRSIHHNSIASKRLQIAVYTNQSNNIRVYITEDIKSSLKIIQERESKIWGYLLDKPRTIILQDNGESIWISLEKVGNEWENKLTNECKEIKFTNLWNSKYNYNNVSFTINIDYDLTKSISYKLQITQGCTNDAQKQVFRIIYDTIKQRIYSGSVTRPIRELTVVSNTSNNDTNNYDNNNHIICTTTTTSSSLTSSPATSTTINDTHPPFRFTKSLRKQLCQCLDPPNTIGNDWRMLAKRLQVDRYINYFATKASPTEHILDLWEARHRRPSAVTDLLNHLRAMGRTDAATILEAQLGAWL, encoded by the exons ATGAGATCAACGTCGTGTATACTGGTTATATTTTACCTGGGATATTTGCTACTGAATGTCGGAGCATTTGTTGAAAATGACG tAACAGATTCCCAAGATGAAGGAGGATTGCTGCATTtggatgatgctgatgatacCATGGAAGAAGATGATCTTcatcttgatgatgatgaatcataTTTACTTGGTGAAGAGGAAGAAATACCATCTTTGCCATCATCAATTGGcaaaacaataacaaacacTAGCATtccaaatttaaatacaaatataaataataatgctgCTGCTGTTTCTGCTGCTGGTGGAAGTAGCAGTAGTAGCAGtagtaatagtaatagtaatagtaatagtaatagtGGTAGTACTAGTAGTGGTAATAGTCATACTGATACTGAACTTATACCAGAAATTGGAAGTGGTCATTTACCAGTATTTTTAACTGAACCATTATCTGGTtatgttgttaaaaataaaccagCAACATTACACTGTCGTGCATCACATgcattacaattatattttcgtTGTAATGGACAACGTAATGATGAATCACATCAAACTGATTTTGTTGATCCACATACTGGTACAAGAATTGTTGATTCTGAACTTAATATTACAAGAGATAATATTGAAGAATATTTtgcaaaagataaatttaaatgtgaatGTATTGCTTGGTCAGGATCTGGATCAATTAAAAGTCAACCAGCTACTGTTGACGTTGCAT ATTTAAAAAAGCAATTCGAGTCACCGCCATACTCAGTTTCCGTTGAAGTGGGTCGTAGTACTGAACTCAGATGCATACCCCCCGTCGGGTTACCATCCCCACGTGTATACTGGCTGAGAAATGGTGTTCCCATACATCCAACTGGTAGTGCAAGTACCGAAAATGATCCTTCAACGACTCTTTTAATATCAAGTGAGGGTCATTTACTTGTTGGACAAGCTAAACTTATACATCAAGCAAATTATACATGTGTTGCTGAAAATATTGCTGCAAAACGTATGAGTGCACCAGCAACAATCACTGTTTATG taAATGGCGGTTGGTCTCCATGGTCGTCATGGACTGAGTGTCATTCACGTTGTAGTATCAAGGGGGGTCAAAAACGTACAAGGACCTGTACAAATCCAGCACCAATCAATGACGGACAGCCATGTCTTGGTCCAGCAATACAAAAAATGGATTGTGACACTTTATGTCcag GAATTGACGGCGGGTGGTCAAAATGGTCGGCATGGTCTGTCTGTGGGAGAGATTGtacacaaataaaaacaagaagtTGCAATGAGCCATCACCAAGTATTGGTGGTAAAAATTGTCAAGGAAGAGACACACAAATTAACAATTGTACCGGTGGACTTTGCAATG ttaatcatcaaaaaattgatgatgaacaaCTGTCAAATGGTGGTAATACAAAAGCAGCAACAACTATTGAAAAGGGTAGCATCACAGCAAATCGTCAAATGGATATGGCACTATATGTTGGTCTTGTATTTGCATCTGTATTTGGTGTTGTACTTGCACTTCTCTTGATTAGACTTGTACGCAGAAAAGGCCAAGATCACACGCTCTACTCAATGGCGAGAAATGAAg ACTTTCAGGGACacaaatatgataaaaaaatatgtctacAACCGGATTTGACAGCAGGAACAACTGTGCCAGTGACATCAGCTTATGAGTACCCATTCGATCCAAAACACTCATTATCACGTTCACTCTCAGAGCATCATTATGATGTACCCCATTTATCAATAGCATTTACTCAACcatcatcaataaatcaacaatcatCAACAGAAcaacaagataataataattgtgataaacaaatatattctGGTAGTAGTGATAATAGTATAACAAGTAGTATAGTTAGTTCATCATATCCATCATCtgattcaacaacaacaacatataATGTTGCATCTGAAcgtattaaatttacaaataatcaattattaattgatcaacaacaattacaacaacaaaataatattgcacGTGCAATTGTTAATGTACGTGGTGCATTACTTGTATTACCAAATTCAGgtgtatcattatcaataccaGAAGGTGCAATACCAAAAATACATGGTAAAAAACAGTTATATGTATCTGTACTTGAAGATGATAAATATAGACCATCATTACCAGATGGTATAACACAATTATCAGCAGTAATATGTTGTGGTCCAGTTAGTTCAACATTTGATAAaccaataatattacaatttgaaCATTGTGCATTATTACATCCTGGTGGTACATGGGAATTAAGTATATGGACTattgataaagataaagatacaataaataatactgaattaaatttagatgataaaaatttaccatCATTACCAACActaccaacaccaccacctccaccacccttatcaccatcaacatcattaacatcatcttcttcatcatcaacaacatcatcaacatcctccacatcctcatcatcatcatcatcatctccaacaacaacaacaacaagtaaaatttcatggaaaaaaattttaacacttggtaatgaaacaataaatacaCCATTATTTACACAACTTGATAATGGTGAAGCATTTATTGTTActgaacaattaaaaacatatgTACTTGCTGGTAGAAGTATACATCATAATTCAATAGCATCAAAACGTTTACAAATAGCTGTATATacaaatcaatcaaataatatacgtGTTTATATTACTGAAGatataaaatcatcattaaaaataatacaagaacGTGAATCAAAAATATGGGGTTATTTATTAGATAAACCAAgaacaataatattacaagATAATGGTGAATCAATATGGATTAGTCTTGAAAAAGTTGGTAATGAAtgggaaaataaattaacaaatgaatgtaaagaaattaaatttacaaatttatggaattcaaaatataattataataatgtatcatttacaataaatattgattatgatttaacaaaatcaatatcatataaattacaaataacacAAGGTTGTACAAATGATGCACAAAAACAAGTATTTCGTATTATTTATGATACAATTAAACAACGTATTTATTCTGGTAGTGTTACAAGACCAATAAGAGAATTAACTGTTGTTAGTAATACCAGtaataatgatacaaataattatgataataataatcatattatttgtacaacaacaacaacatcatcatcattaacatcatcaccagcaacatcaacaacaataaatgatACACATCCACCATTTCGTTTTACAAAATCATTGAGAAAACAATTATGTCAATGTCTTGATCCACCAAATACAATTGGTAATGATTGGCGTATGCTTGCAAAAAGATTACAAGttgatagatatataaattattttgcaacAAAAGCTAGTCCAACTGAGCATATACTTGATTTATGGGAAGCAAGACATAGACGTCCAAGTGCTGTTACTGATTTACTTAATCATTTAAGAGCTATGGGACGTACTGATGCAGCAACAATACTTGAAGCACAATTAGGTGCttggttataa
- the LOC122854364 gene encoding netrin receptor UNC5B-a isoform X4 — protein sequence MRSTSCILVIFYLGYLLLNVGAFVENDVTDSQDEGGLLHLDDADDTMEEDDLHLDDDESYLLGEEEEIPSLPSSIGKTITNTSIPNLNTNINNNAAAVSAAGGSSSSSSSNSNSNSNSNSGSTSSGNSHTDTELIPEIGSGHLPVFLTEPLSGYVVKNKPATLHCRASHALQLYFRCNGQRNDESHQTDFVDPHTGTRIVDSELNITRDNIEEYFAKDKFKCECIAWSGSGSIKSQPATVDVAYLKKQFESPPYSVSVEVGRSTELRCIPPVGLPSPRVYWLRNGVPIHPTGSASTENDPSTTLLISSEGHLLVGQAKLIHQANYTCVAENIAAKRMSAPATITVYVNGGWSPWSSWTECHSRCSIKGGQKRTRTCTNPAPINDGQPCLGPAIQKMDCDTLCPAGIDGGWSKWSAWSVCGRDCTQIKTRSCNEPSPSIGGKNCQGRDTQINNCTGGLCNVNHQKIDDEQLSNGGNTKAATTIEKGSITANRQMDMALYVGLVFASVFGVVLALLLIRLVRRKGQDHTLYSMARNEDFQGHKYDKKICLQPDLTAGTTVPVTSAYEYPFDPKHSLSRSLSEHHYDVPHLSIAFTQPSSINQQSSTEQQDNNNCDKQIYSGSSDNSITSSIVSSSYPSSDSTTTTYNVASERIKFTNNQLLIDQQQLQQQNNIARAIVNVRGALLVLPNSGVSLSIPEGAIPKIHGKKQLYVSVLEDDKYRPSLPDGITQLSAVICCGPVSSTFDKPIILQFEHCALLHPGGTWELSIWTIDKDKDTINNTELNLDDKNLPSLPTLPTPPPPPPLSPSTSLTSSSSSSTTSSTSSTSSSSSSSSPTTTTTSKISWKKILTLGNETINTPLFTQLDNGEAFIVTEQLKTYVLAGRSIHHNSIASKRLQIAVYTNQSNNIRVYITEDIKSSLKIIQERESKIWGYLLDKPRTIILQDNGESIWISLEKVGNEWENKLTNECKEIKFTNLWNSKYNYNNVSFTINIDYDLTKSISYKLQITQGCTNDAQKQVFRIIYDTIKQRIYSGSVTRPIRELTVVSNTSNNDTNNYDNNNHIICTTTTTSSSLTSSPATSTTINDTHPPFRFTKSLRKQLCQCLDPPNTIGNDWRMLAKRLQVDRYINYFATKASPTEHILDLWEARHRRPSAVTDLLNHLRAMGRTDAATILEAQLGAWL from the exons ATGAGATCAACGTCGTGTATACTGGTTATATTTTACCTGGGATATTTGCTACTGAATGTCGGAGCATTTGTTGAAAATGACG tAACAGATTCCCAAGATGAAGGAGGATTGCTGCATTtggatgatgctgatgatacCATGGAAGAAGATGATCTTcatcttgatgatgatgaatcataTTTACTTGGTGAAGAGGAAGAAATACCATCTTTGCCATCATCAATTGGcaaaacaataacaaacacTAGCATtccaaatttaaatacaaatataaataataatgctgCTGCTGTTTCTGCTGCTGGTGGAAGTAGCAGTAGTAGCAGtagtaatagtaatagtaatagtaatagtaatagtGGTAGTACTAGTAGTGGTAATAGTCATACTGATACTGAACTTATACCAGAAATTGGAAGTGGTCATTTACCAGTATTTTTAACTGAACCATTATCTGGTtatgttgttaaaaataaaccagCAACATTACACTGTCGTGCATCACATgcattacaattatattttcgtTGTAATGGACAACGTAATGATGAATCACATCAAACTGATTTTGTTGATCCACATACTGGTACAAGAATTGTTGATTCTGAACTTAATATTACAAGAGATAATATTGAAGAATATTTtgcaaaagataaatttaaatgtgaatGTATTGCTTGGTCAGGATCTGGATCAATTAAAAGTCAACCAGCTACTGTTGACGTTGCAT ATTTAAAAAAGCAATTCGAGTCACCGCCATACTCAGTTTCCGTTGAAGTGGGTCGTAGTACTGAACTCAGATGCATACCCCCCGTCGGGTTACCATCCCCACGTGTATACTGGCTGAGAAATGGTGTTCCCATACATCCAACTGGTAGTGCAAGTACCGAAAATGATCCTTCAACGACTCTTTTAATATCAAGTGAGGGTCATTTACTTGTTGGACAAGCTAAACTTATACATCAAGCAAATTATACATGTGTTGCTGAAAATATTGCTGCAAAACGTATGAGTGCACCAGCAACAATCACTGTTTATG taAATGGCGGTTGGTCTCCATGGTCGTCATGGACTGAGTGTCATTCACGTTGTAGTATCAAGGGGGGTCAAAAACGTACAAGGACCTGTACAAATCCAGCACCAATCAATGACGGACAGCCATGTCTTGGTCCAGCAATACAAAAAATGGATTGTGACACTTTATGTCcag CAGGAATTGACGGCGGGTGGTCAAAATGGTCGGCATGGTCTGTCTGTGGGAGAGATTGtacacaaataaaaacaagaagtTGCAATGAGCCATCACCAAGTATTGGTGGTAAAAATTGTCAAGGAAGAGACACACAAATTAACAATTGTACCGGTGGACTTTGCAATG ttaatcatcaaaaaattgatgatgaacaaCTGTCAAATGGTGGTAATACAAAAGCAGCAACAACTATTGAAAAGGGTAGCATCACAGCAAATCGTCAAATGGATATGGCACTATATGTTGGTCTTGTATTTGCATCTGTATTTGGTGTTGTACTTGCACTTCTCTTGATTAGACTTGTACGCAGAAAAGGCCAAGATCACACGCTCTACTCAATGGCGAGAAATGAAg ACTTTCAGGGACacaaatatgataaaaaaatatgtctacAACCGGATTTGACAGCAGGAACAACTGTGCCAGTGACATCAGCTTATGAGTACCCATTCGATCCAAAACACTCATTATCACGTTCACTCTCAGAGCATCATTATGATGTACCCCATTTATCAATAGCATTTACTCAACcatcatcaataaatcaacaatcatCAACAGAAcaacaagataataataattgtgataaacaaatatattctGGTAGTAGTGATAATAGTATAACAAGTAGTATAGTTAGTTCATCATATCCATCATCtgattcaacaacaacaacatataATGTTGCATCTGAAcgtattaaatttacaaataatcaattattaattgatcaacaacaattacaacaacaaaataatattgcacGTGCAATTGTTAATGTACGTGGTGCATTACTTGTATTACCAAATTCAGgtgtatcattatcaataccaGAAGGTGCAATACCAAAAATACATGGTAAAAAACAGTTATATGTATCTGTACTTGAAGATGATAAATATAGACCATCATTACCAGATGGTATAACACAATTATCAGCAGTAATATGTTGTGGTCCAGTTAGTTCAACATTTGATAAaccaataatattacaatttgaaCATTGTGCATTATTACATCCTGGTGGTACATGGGAATTAAGTATATGGACTattgataaagataaagatacaataaataatactgaattaaatttagatgataaaaatttaccatCATTACCAACActaccaacaccaccacctccaccacccttatcaccatcaacatcattaacatcatcttcttcatcatcaacaacatcatcaacatcctccacatcctcatcatcatcatcatcatctccaacaacaacaacaacaagtaaaatttcatggaaaaaaattttaacacttggtaatgaaacaataaatacaCCATTATTTACACAACTTGATAATGGTGAAGCATTTATTGTTActgaacaattaaaaacatatgTACTTGCTGGTAGAAGTATACATCATAATTCAATAGCATCAAAACGTTTACAAATAGCTGTATATacaaatcaatcaaataatatacgtGTTTATATTACTGAAGatataaaatcatcattaaaaataatacaagaacGTGAATCAAAAATATGGGGTTATTTATTAGATAAACCAAgaacaataatattacaagATAATGGTGAATCAATATGGATTAGTCTTGAAAAAGTTGGTAATGAAtgggaaaataaattaacaaatgaatgtaaagaaattaaatttacaaatttatggaattcaaaatataattataataatgtatcatttacaataaatattgattatgatttaacaaaatcaatatcatataaattacaaataacacAAGGTTGTACAAATGATGCACAAAAACAAGTATTTCGTATTATTTATGATACAATTAAACAACGTATTTATTCTGGTAGTGTTACAAGACCAATAAGAGAATTAACTGTTGTTAGTAATACCAGtaataatgatacaaataattatgataataataatcatattatttgtacaacaacaacaacatcatcatcattaacatcatcaccagcaacatcaacaacaataaatgatACACATCCACCATTTCGTTTTACAAAATCATTGAGAAAACAATTATGTCAATGTCTTGATCCACCAAATACAATTGGTAATGATTGGCGTATGCTTGCAAAAAGATTACAAGttgatagatatataaattattttgcaacAAAAGCTAGTCCAACTGAGCATATACTTGATTTATGGGAAGCAAGACATAGACGTCCAAGTGCTGTTACTGATTTACTTAATCATTTAAGAGCTATGGGACGTACTGATGCAGCAACAATACTTGAAGCACAATTAGGTGCttggttataa